The DNA segment AAGGCGATCATTACAAGTGACCTCGGGACCCAGGATGTCGGTTCTGTCTCAGGCTGTAGAATAGATGATCCGGGAGAGATAAGGAGAAGAACTGTTGGAAGGATGCTCCCCGGCAACAAGGTCAGGCTGCTTGACGACAACGGAAAAGATGTCCCGGAAGGGAACCCCGGTCAGTTGTGGTTCAGGGGACCCCATGCCCCTGCCGGATATTACCGTGACCCCGAATCGACAGCACCTGTGTTTGATAAAGATGGGTGGACAACAACAGGCGACATCGTGAAATCAGAAGATAGCTGCCTCTGGATCATGGGAAGGGCAAAGGATATGATCATCAGGGGCGGGCAGAATATCTACCCTGCTGAGATCGAAGGTATCCTGAACGAACACCCGAAGGTTGCAAACGTCGCGATTGTCGGGTATCCTGATAAGGAGATGGGAGAACGCGCCTGTGCTTATGTGGTTTTAAAATCCGGTCAGACCTTCACCAAAGAAGAGATGGTTTCTTTTCTGAAGGAGAAGAAGCTTGCGGCTTTCAAGCTCCCTGAGCGGCTTGAGGTCATGGATGCCCTTCCAACTGTAGGGGATTCCGGCAAGGTCGACAAGAAGGTGCTGAAGTCTGATATCGAGAAGAAGGTGGCCGGAGGATAATGATGAAGACGATACTGATAGTCTCTACCCTCGATACAAAGGGGGTAGAGACATTGTATTTAAGGGATGTGATAAAGGGACTCGGCAAAGCGCCGGTAATCCTCGATATATCGATGAGGCAACCGGAAGGCGCGAAGGCTGACATCCCGCCGCAGGACGTAGCGAAGGCAGGTGGAAGCAGTTTTGAAGAGATCCTTGCGTCGGGAGAAAGGGTGAAGAATACCGCTGTCATGACAAAGGGCGCGCAGATCATGGCACTGAACATGTGGAAGGAAGGGAAACTTGACGGGATCATCGGGATAGGTGGCTCCACAGGTTCTTTAATGGCCACGGACGTGATGAGGGTCCTTCCCTTCGGGGTTCCCAAACTGATGATATCCGCAACAGCCGCATTACCCGGTATGTCAACGAGATATATCGATATAGGCGATATATCACTGATGCATTCAGTGATAGAGATATCGGGGATGAGCGATATCCTCAAAAACGTGATAGAGCGTGGAGCCTGCGCAATATGTGCCATGGCGGATGTTTCTCCGATTAAAACAAAAAAGGCGGAAGAAAAGAAACCTGCCATTGCCATTACGATGCTGAGCCCTGTAGAAGGATGCGCAAGCAGCGTGCGGGAAATGCTCGAGGCGAAAGGATATCAGGTAATAGGTTTTTCCGCGGCAGGGATCAGTGATCGGGCTATGGAATTAATGATCGAACAGGGATTTTTTGATGGGGTGATAGACCTTGCCCCCGGCGGTGTGATCGAGCATCTTGTCGGCGGTATGAAAGATGCCGGACCGAACCGCATGGAGGCGGCAGGGAAGGTAGGCATACCGCAGATCATCTCTACGGGCGGGGTAAATTATATT comes from the Syntrophorhabdaceae bacterium genome and includes:
- a CDS encoding Tm-1-like ATP-binding domain-containing protein is translated as MMKTILIVSTLDTKGVETLYLRDVIKGLGKAPVILDISMRQPEGAKADIPPQDVAKAGGSSFEEILASGERVKNTAVMTKGAQIMALNMWKEGKLDGIIGIGGSTGSLMATDVMRVLPFGVPKLMISATAALPGMSTRYIDIGDISLMHSVIEISGMSDILKNVIERGACAICAMADVSPIKTKKAEEKKPAIAITMLSPVEGCASSVREMLEAKGYQVIGFSAAGISDRAMELMIEQGFFDGVIDLAPGGVIEHLVGGMKDAGPNRMEAAGKVGIPQIISTGGVNYITPPKSKYTEEHRARKKYDLDKFRTWLRASPDELKKAAGVFAEKLNRSKGPVRVIIPLKGWTNFDIPGSATYDPEEDRIFVDELKKGVKPEIEIIEVDANIEETAFARALADALVKLFKQ